AGATTAATCTCATGTTAAGACGAGTTGAGGAGTTGTATGAACCTTTCGATTTTACCTTAAAACTTAATGGGTATTATAGTTTATCTTTAGGTAAGATTTTGTTAGAATGTTTGGAGTGCGAAGATGGTTCTATACTGGAATTGAGGTTCTGTTCTTATGAGTTTAAATATAGATTTTTTAGAAATAAGTTAAAGGCGAAGAGGTTCTTTTCTAAGTTTATAAGATATAATCCTCTCTATTTAATGTTATTGGTGTTAAAAAGTAAGGTGGTTGGAATTATTGATTTAAATACTTTAGACTTAGTGTGGAGTGATAAGAGCATTCTTAAAAAGGTTATTATATCTTTGATCGGAGGATTTTTAAAGGAATGAATATTAACAATAACAATTTGAACAATGGAAAATCTAATAATAAAAAGAAAAATAAAAATTGGATTTTGTGTCTTGTTGTAGTCTTCTTAATTCTAGCTATATTCATGTCTTATTTTATGAGAGGAGGGGAAACATACAAAAATGTTCCTTATAGTACTTTTCAGACTTATTTAGATAGCGGACTGATTGAGTCGGTTGTAATAGTTGATAAGAGTCAAATTCAATTTGTTGTCAAGAATTCGAACTTGGGAAAATCTTACTTCTCGACTAGCATACCTTATTTGGACATAAATTTGCTTGCCGAACTTAGGAATAAAAAGGTTGAGGTGAGTTCTGGTAAGAGTCAAGCATCCTTAATTAGTGTGCTTCTTCAGACTTTACCATGGATATTGTTTTTTGTCTTTTTTTTCTTTATCTTTCGTCAAACTCAAGGCGGAGGGGGGAAGGTTTTCTCATTTGGGAAGAGCAATGCTCAAAAATATGAAGCGGGGAAGAATAAGGTTACTTTTAAGGATGTGGCTGGACAAGAGGAGGCTAAGCAGGAGCTTAATGAGGTTGTGGAATTTCTTAAGAATCCTAAAAAGTTTGAAAAGATAGGTGCAAGAATACCAAAGGGTGTTCTTTTGGTTGGGTCTCCTGGGACTGGAAAGACTCTGCTTGCTAAGGCTGTTGCTGGGGAGGCTGGTGTAAATTTTTTTCACATGTCGGGGTCAGATTTTGTTGAAATGTTTGTTGGTGTTGGAGCAAGTCGTGTTAGAGATTTGTTTGATAATGCTAGGAAAAATTCTCCTTGTATCGTATTTATCGATGAACTTGATGCTGTTGGGAGGAGCCGGGGTGCAGGCCTCGGGGGGGGGCATGATGAGAGGGAGCAGACTCTTAATCAGTTATTAGTAGAAATGGATGGATTTGGAACGTATACTAATGTAATTGTGATGGCAGCGACAAATAGACCCGATGTGCTCGATTCTGCTCTTTTAAGACCTGGAAGATTTGATAGGCAGGTGACGATTACTCTTCCAGATATTAAGGAAAGAGAAGCGATACTAAATATTCATTCGCAAAAGACTAAGCTTGCCAAGGATATTAATTTACAGGTAATAGCGAGAGCAACTCCTGGAGCTAGTGGTGCTGATCTTGCGAATTTAATCAACGAGGGGGCTTTAATTGCTGCAAGGAACGATCAATCTGAAATTTTGATGAAGGACTTGGAAGAAGCCAGGGATAAAATATTGATGGGTGTTGCCAAAAAGTCTATGACTATTACTGATAGGCAAAAACTCGAGACAGCTTATCATGAAGCAGGGCATGCATTACTTCATTATTATCTTGAACATGCCGATCCGCTACACAAGGTTACTATTATTCCTAGGGGTAGGGCACTTGGAGTGGCCTTTTCTCTTCCTAAAGAGGATAGGCTTTCAATAAATAAGCATCAGATTCTTGACAAGATTAAGATATGTTATGGTGGCTATGCTAGCGAGCAAATTAATTTAGGTTTTACCACTGCCGGGGTGCAGAATGACTTGATGCAGGCTACTAATTTGGCAAAAAAGATGGTCACAGAATGGGGGATGGGAGAGGATGTGGGTCCTATATTTTTAGTGGATGATGATGCTCCGATTTTCCTTCCAAAAGAATTTTCTAAATCGAAAGCGTACTCTGAGAATACTGCTGATAGGGTAGACAGAGAAGTTAAGAGGATTTTAGAGGAGTGTTTAAGAGAGGCTTCAGATATTTTGGTTAAACATAAAGACCAGTTAGTTAAACTTGCAGAAGCTCTGGTTTTAAGAGAAACTTTAACAGATACTGAAGTAAGGGAGCTCTTAGGGTTCGGTATAGTTGAGGATGAATATGGTCAGAATTTAGCAAAAACTGATCTTGAGATAGTGAATGGATAAATAAGATTTTTAAGGGGTCCGTATGAATTTCTTGAAGATTTTTCTTCTTTTGTCTCTAATGAACTTAAATGCTGTTTTAAGTGAGGGAGATAGGGATATATCTAAAATTCTTCTTAATGAGGCCAAAAGTTTTACAGGCACTCAAAGAGGGATGGATATGGTGTATGGTTCGCTTGATTTTGATTTAAGTAATTCGGATGCTCTTTATGAGCTTTCATTTAGGGATGATATTTCGTTACTGGATAGGATTTATTTATTAAAATCTGCACTAGATATCAATAAATTTGAATCCCTAAAGATTAGGGATTTGTATCGTCAGTATTTTTCATTAATTTTGAGGCAAAATGAGGATGTTTCTAGGAATAGAGAAATTGTTGCTCTATACGATAGGCTAGACAGTGATTTAAAGAGCGATAAAGAATTGATTTATATGAGGCTTGAAGCTTCGGATAGACTTGGTGATTTTGATGAGAATTTTAATAAAATTTTAGCAGCTTCTTTTTCTGTATACGGTGATGATTTTAAATTTTTTAAGTGGTTTTTAAAGGAAGATAAGTTTTTTCCGAGTCTTTTTAGCAAGCTTAGATTAAGAGAAGATTCTTTTTTTGATAATGATAATATTGATTACATTTGTAGGAATGCAGCCTTGGATGAATCCAATTCTGTT
This is a stretch of genomic DNA from Borrelia sp. P9F1. It encodes these proteins:
- the ftsH gene encoding ATP-dependent zinc metalloprotease FtsH, which codes for MNINNNNLNNGKSNNKKKNKNWILCLVVVFLILAIFMSYFMRGGETYKNVPYSTFQTYLDSGLIESVVIVDKSQIQFVVKNSNLGKSYFSTSIPYLDINLLAELRNKKVEVSSGKSQASLISVLLQTLPWILFFVFFFFIFRQTQGGGGKVFSFGKSNAQKYEAGKNKVTFKDVAGQEEAKQELNEVVEFLKNPKKFEKIGARIPKGVLLVGSPGTGKTLLAKAVAGEAGVNFFHMSGSDFVEMFVGVGASRVRDLFDNARKNSPCIVFIDELDAVGRSRGAGLGGGHDEREQTLNQLLVEMDGFGTYTNVIVMAATNRPDVLDSALLRPGRFDRQVTITLPDIKEREAILNIHSQKTKLAKDINLQVIARATPGASGADLANLINEGALIAARNDQSEILMKDLEEARDKILMGVAKKSMTITDRQKLETAYHEAGHALLHYYLEHADPLHKVTIIPRGRALGVAFSLPKEDRLSINKHQILDKIKICYGGYASEQINLGFTTAGVQNDLMQATNLAKKMVTEWGMGEDVGPIFLVDDDAPIFLPKEFSKSKAYSENTADRVDREVKRILEECLREASDILVKHKDQLVKLAEALVLRETLTDTEVRELLGFGIVEDEYGQNLAKTDLEIVNG